In the Cydia splendana chromosome 2, ilCydSple1.2, whole genome shotgun sequence genome, one interval contains:
- the LOC134801550 gene encoding glucose dehydrogenase [FAD, quinone]-like, translating to MVDTVWQPPNIAQQCPAQTNLTACTPFALVYLNLLVKLFGSAPDRAPEPVDAETYDFIVVGAGAAGCVVANRLSAIQEWKVLLLEAGPEEPEITSVPALSTALLNSNLDWQYRTMPSNVACLAFPNQQCSWPRGKLMGGSSSINSFVYVRGNKLDYDDWAARGNPGWSYHEVLPYFKKSERNLNIEVLDRAYHGVSGDQAVSFFPYVDDPAIMMTEAFNENGLPINDCNSARQYGTSQAQVISEEGQRASTNREFIRPIRYKRKNLTVRPDAEVIKILFDESKRASGVQYIKNGQFFTAYATKEVIVSAGSINSPKLLMLSGIGPKGHLNDLNIPVISDLPVGENLHDHVTFNGLVVALSNKTATTVSQEKIIENILEYMQMEVKRGPLSGNGPVNSISFYLTEPGLPAPDIQVQVNNVNWEEYVREPIDYESLPIFPAAFYNGVIPRVMNIVPKSKGRLLLNASDPYGHPLIWSGYLTDPQDLEVLIKGVKRVLALESTHAFRSRGAYFVRIPLPACKHLSWGTDSYFECLARSYTSSTYHPVGSCKMGPAGDPTAVVDPRLRVYGVTGLRVIDASMMPQVIRGNTNAPSIMIGERGVALVLEDWLDKYNKYKYGK from the exons AAACCTATGACTTCATCGTCGTAGGAGCCGGGGCCGCTGGATGCGTAGTTGCTAATAGACTCAGTGCAATTCAAGAATGGAAG GTGCTACTCCTAGAAGCTGGTCCAGAAGAACCAGAGATAACCTCAGTTCCCGCTCTGTCCACTGCGCTCCTCAACTCAAACTTGGACTGGCAGTACAGAACCATGCCCAGCAACGTCGCCTGCCTGGCCTTCCCGAACCAGCAATGCAGTTGGCCAAG GGGTAAACTTATGGGTGGTTCGAGTTCCATCAACTCATTTGTGTACGTCCGCGGCAACAAACTCGACTACGATGATTGGGCGGCGCGAGGTAACCCGGGCTGGAGCTACCACGAG GTATTACCATATTTCAAGAAATCTGAAAGGAATTTAAACATAGAAGTGTTAGATCGAGCATATCACGGCGTGAGCGGCGATCAAGCCGTGTCATTCTTTCCCTATGTAGACGATCCCGCTATTATGATGACCGAGGCCTTCAACGAGAACGGGCTGCCGATTAATGACTGTAATTCCGCCCGACAGTACGGAACCTCACAGGCCCAGGTCATCTCAGAAGAGGGACAGAGAGCTTCCACTAACAGGGAGTTTATCAGGCCCATCAGATATAAAAGGAAGAATCTGACTGTCAGACCAGATGCCGAAGTTATCAAAATACTATTTGATGAAAGCAAAAGAGCTTCTGGCGTACAATACATTAAAAACGGTCAGTTTTTCACAGCTTATGCAACTAAGGAAGTTATAGTGAGTGCCGGATCTATAAATTCTCCAAAACTACTAATGCTTTCTGGAATCGGACCTAAAGGACACTTGAATGATCTAAATATACCAGTGATCTCAGATTTACCGGTTGGAGAAAACCTGCATGATCACGTCACTTTCAACGGTCTTGTTGTTGCATTGTCAAATAAAACCGCAACCACTGTCAGCCAAGAAAAGATAATTGAAAATATATTAGAGTACATGCAGATGGAAGTCAAAAGGGGTCCATTGTCAGGCAACGGCCCAGTGAACAGTATATCTTTTTATCTGACAGAACCTGGCTTGCCGGCTCCCGATATCCAAGTACAAGTTAACAATGTGAACTGGGAAGAATATGTCAGAGAACCTATTGATTATGAGAGTTTACCTATCTTCCCGGCAGCGTTTTATAATGGAGTCATTCCAAG GGTCATGAACATTGTTCCAAAGAGCAAAGGTAGATTACTCCTGAATGCGAGTGATCCGTACGGACATCCTTTAATATGGTCTGGATATTTAACTGATCCACAAGATTTAGAAGTACTAATTAAAGGTGTGAAAAGGGTTTTGGCTTTGGAAAGCACTCATGCTTTTAGATCTAGAGGTGCTTACTTCGTTAGGATCCCTCTACCAGCGTGCAAGCACTTGTCTTGGGGTACAGACTCGTACTTCGAGTGTTTGGCGAGGTCTTATACATCTAGTACTTACCATCCTGTGGGGTCTTGTAAGATGGGCCCCGCTGGCGATCCCACGGCAGTGGTGGACCCCAGGCTCAGAGTGTATGGAGTGACAGGTCTAAGGGTTATAGACGCGTCTATGATGCCACAGGTAATTCGAGGTAACACGAATGCTCCGTCAATTATGATTGGTGAAAGAGGAGTGGCTTTAGTCTTGGAGGATTGGCTGGATAAATATAACAAGTATAAATATGGAAAATGA